CACTGGAACACAcggcaaagactacagccgacggccaaccaccacgtacgttctgcgcgGGTATGAGGGGCGCTGTAGCTCTTtcttatgatacgagaagatcattttcacaccgctgtcgcgcACCACTCGTAtaataggtagcctactaatggagaataatgtctgttcaaaagttgaaaatggcactggcgttgtcagccctttgTCTTTAAGTGGgaaaagaagaggtggaggcgacaaataaggagaaaccgctcTAATGGGTGAAAacatggatactacagcagaAGTCTTAAGGGGCTTTCcagaacctgtgtcgagagatGGAGATAAAAGAAACCTCTGAACAACCAActgtccaactaggaccgatgatctccttggtgtgtcagggccttaattGACCTCTGTGTTATCTTTGCTGTCTGAACTCTTCTGTTGTGAAGGGCCTCATTATgcagttgtgttttaaatagaAAGACAAACCCAAAGAGTTATGCCATCACTTGTTCCTCAGAGTCAAAGTGCGACCATTTACCCAGAATGCTGCAGTTGTTTTCTTGACTTAAGGGTGCATCTggattgtccctcctatctcctttcactatccactttaccttaaccctgGGGAAAACGTCACAAGGTTAaagaaagatgttaggagaattcataaaggacttagggaaaggcgatctcgttgctctgacagtccgaccacatttccactaggccacgtcattaaatgcaacgggccggcggaggttaatgacgtgagtCTGTCGTgctgaaactacaatgttccgaaatTGGACTAGGCTACTaaaagcgcatctaaaaaactttcccctgtgccttcttgcCAGTGAAATAATACTAATCACCACAATGAAGGGAAATAAAAGGAATATAGAGCAGGCTATGAGTAACAAAAatgaaaccatcaccttcctgtccactcataaATCAACATTCATCCATAATAGCCTaagtatgattgtatgaaattaattctTACATTTATGTGAgatatacataatgttttatacaaagcattcttaagtgaatgaaatatgttgaataaaacatcatctggataaaaatgtctcttatctttttatcccttacatgatctgtgtcactttacagTCATGtccgtgaacggtcggatgcgcgactcactttaaatgttgcggccgcaaggaattgtggggcggcatatctcatctcctttggtaaaggatggtccagtgtatcctatgctaaaggaggttataaaggaagcatttacccacctttccttagcttttagagaattagaacagctcttatcatggccgccacttaaatgcttccaggtcatttcactcagttaggaaccttcctaagcaaaaatgacaattcggACGCACCCTTAGTCATTGCAATGACATAATGGCTCCTCTTAAACATTTTAGCTGTCTTCTAGTCTGTGTTCGGAGCTGATAAGATCTTTCTTCTGCTATTGGAAGTTCTCAAGTTTCCTTTTAATTCCTACAGTTTAAACTCAGTTAGTCATCCTCTGatttgactgtttgtgtttttcttcttttcagatGCTTCACAGTCCAGATGTAAGAGCACAGGCCTCACAGACCTGATCCAGACCTAACATTTCTCAGCTGGGTGAGCCCCCACCTAACCTTGTAGCATTTCCCCATAGggaaacatgatgaaatcttttttatatatacataaagagatttgtacttttcttaggctttcatatttaaaaaagtgaaatttaaTTGAAAGTAACACAAAGACAATATGCCAAACATTGTAAGTGTAAGAgccatattcatgtttttgggTCAAGCTGTTAATCATTTTCACTATTGTGCCACTGGGTTTCGCTGTCCTATTGTTTAAGTCACATGTATATATGTACGTCACTTGTCAAGGTACGGGAGGTGTTTGACCCCAGAAGGGCTCGTGGTTTTTGACCGCTGAGGCGGCATGGAGAAACCGCAgctgtattgtttgtttgttttgttcaaatgAATGGAAACTAATGGACGCTGTATTCATGGTGCTGCAATAAACGGATTGTATTATGCTGCAAACCAAAGACACGACTGCAGAAATCTTTTTGATCAACAAACAGCAAACGGTATCGTATTGACCTACGACAGTACAGCGCGTCAGCCAGGTCTCTCCTGGGAGTCAAAACAAAACGGCAGCTTTAGTATTAGACTAAGCTTCATGGAAGGATGCTATTCAGatgctcaaaatgtttttaatgggTGTTAAGCTGGGATTGCAGGAAGGCCAGTTCATCACCTGTAGTCTTTTACTTGCTGGTGTAATACGCCCAGAATGTGGTTGTTTTCTTGCTAAAACAAGTTAGTCCTTCtttgaaacaacaacagaagttgTCTACTTGAGAGCATATGTTGCTCCATAACCTTTTTATCTGGTTCAGGACTGATGGTGACTTCACAAATGTGCAGGTTAACCATGCCATGTGCACGAATGCACGGCACCAGGCCATCACTGATGTTAGCTTTTGAACTGTGTGCACTGATAACAAGCAGGACGGCTGCTCTCTTCTTTCAGGACAGTTTAACTAAGTGCATTTCAAGGAGCCTGCAcccagagaaggagagaaggaaattTCTACATTTGGTTAATATACGGTTCCCTCAAGGCCCGGCCCGTATTTTCTTGTTCCCTGCTCAATCTGATGGATCACAACACTGCTGCTTGTTACCTGCTCTTGTGGGGGAGGAGGGCAGACAAGTTATCAGAAGTGACTGACACTGACAGTCGGATAAATATCAGGTTTAAATTAAGGAAAGCTGTAAAAGATAAAGTtgtatgccagttttctttaagtgtatGAACATTGTGTGATTGGTGAAGGAATTAGTTGCAATACAAGGGGCACCAGCTAAAATCTTGCCTGGGGCACCAGGTGGGTTAGGCTCTGGTTCCCTCTTCTGATGTTAGTTTTAGCTTCCCATTTAAATGTGGCGATGACCTGTGTTCACAGGCGATGGTTTTTGGAAGAGTTCCTGAGCTCCTGCAGTGATGTCTACTACAGAGTTGggtctgttttttattgcaggGTCGTCTGAGGGCCCAAAGATAAAAGTGTTGGATTTTAGTTTTTTGACTTTGTCCCCTGCTTCCCCCTGCATGACGAGTCTTTGCCATTGTCTTTGGAAAAAGCTGCTGCTTGAACTATTTGCCAGTACTTCACCTTTCACAGAGTAATgaacccctcccccctctttaCTTCAAACAGACTCCGCCTCTCTGGGATGTTCACCCAATCATTTTACTCCCTTGTTGCCAGTTAACTTCACTAATTGTGAGGTGCTCCATCAGGTGATTTCTTCAGTCCCAGCTTTTTTGAAAGGTGTTGCTGTCGTCAAATTCAAAATGAGCTGAAATGTTTCCAATAACAATGAAATGTCTCAGTTtcaatatataataatatttacagtctatggtttcaacatttgatatgttttctttgtgcttctttaaatcaaaatggggtttcaatgttttcaatgtcatcacattctgttttttttttttggatatcaTTTTACAACATCCCAACTCTTTAGAGAATGGGTTTTTATTATCATGTGAAAAGAATGAACATCTAGACAGTTTAACATTTGGCATGATCTGTTGAATCAAAGACTGTAGCTCATGTtgaacagattttcttttcaataTTTGGTACCAAATTACAAAGTTCTCTGCAGCAATCACCAAGACTCAGGCTCATTAGACTCATTATTTCATCATGTCATCATCAATGGTGTAATATGGAGTTTTACATTCACTGACCCCTCTAAcctacattttcttctttcttccccCAGCTGTCGGTCACCATGGCGATACAGGTGTTAGTCTCTTCTGTGGAGTCAGTGTTGGTGCCCGCCGTGCTGTCTGTGCTCAGCCTGGCTCTTctactgctgctgtgtgtgatcAGGAAGAAGAGACGCATGGAGGGAATGTACAGGCCCAGTGCggaggagaagaaacagacGGGAGCGGCCGGTTCTGAGAAACCCGGCCTCCCTCTGCCGCTGCCCAAAGAAGAACGCCTCATATGACGAACGTGAAGaagcggacacacacacacatcatgacCATGGGCAAACCTGAGGATTAATACCTCTTGCTTTCAAAAGTTTCATGGACCCGTCTTTTCTCTTCAGACACTCGGAACACTGTTTGTCCCGCACATTTTCTTTCTGGGTTAATAAATACAGCGCTCAGCCTACCGGTGCTGTCACCTGTCTCACTGCATGGAAAATATGACTCATGGAGTTTCTGTTCTTGGCATGAGCTCAAGTGTTTGGTGTTGTTGTATctgttatttttcttatatgtatttatgtaaaacATATCATTTTTTCACTATTTCAAATTATGAAGGATATTGATTAAAACACCAATAATGACTGTTATGCACTTTATGTTATGCTCTGAGTGGCAACGTttctgaaaataataaaaatcactttGTATGAAACACGAGTAGTTCTGAGAGTAAAACAGGAATGTTCCAAGAATGATTATTAGCCCCATGATGTATTACTTTTTGTTGGGAAGTAGCCAATGTAGATCTTTCTTTACACACTAAGAAAATATCCACGTATGAGGacaattctacaattaattCAGCAAagacttttatccaaagtgtaGGACGTCAGAGAGTAGGCACATTACAAGCAAAGGATCTAGAGAAGGAAACATAGTGAGTTAGTCATTTGTAAAACAACTTCACTGTTGTag
This window of the Labrus mixtus chromosome 2, fLabMix1.1, whole genome shotgun sequence genome carries:
- the crb3b gene encoding protein crumbs homolog 3b, producing the protein MCTKRQLSVTMAIQVLVSSVESVLVPAVLSVLSLALLLLLCVIRKKRRMEGMYRPSAEEKKQTGAAGSEKPGLPLPLPKEERLI